The Cyprinus carpio isolate SPL01 chromosome A9, ASM1834038v1, whole genome shotgun sequence genome window below encodes:
- the ccdc141 gene encoding coiled-coil domain-containing protein 141 isoform X2 produces the protein MSIMSSEGDAGGQPSTTTISTVAVQAGDSQIVVAVLKCGELVHLQLTEAQPNLLEIGNNQDETKKLLEEHEQLLAKLKKNEGGVWALLEEADKTAAQKEGEELVYKAMAVSLSEAWKTLVAHLEKRRSLLILACHFFECALEFAIRIDEAEDFQSVGQKSITADNTNELLQRHSAIRRGMLEKSMLVLNKSRELLEFLKDFQSLQALQYGRASHGAWSSFGKVEGLMEILQDRRRQVDLCMRQQQHELEMIYRIQQWERQEQEVTQWFKEKATLFLENSQLGSSLSENEELLREYKEYEQKAKEWGVLVERLLQQASDLLSSNESTQLQHLSEKSEKLKATHDQFWSLMLNRLAHLKESNAFYSSANKAFEVLSTVEIAIKELKNQPLPLPELARKHEEFSRSIKDTSAEPIQRGQLIIQKLDPQSAQGGGLQRMLGYIKERMEVLSHECHAHRELTGKRQQLVSSFEELVDKVSAWIKSSNSVLSSSTEPGSSLTEAEDTLNKHVELLSQSQDALRESEAIAGFIKELKGLESSDTVELSNKASLLAEEMKTLVRNISSHVESLRPYVDFLRCADEVEEKIRILQECYKNRPEEEEENEGAGASMKDMLDAKWQSLLQKFFTMQDLGNNFINSSNMISGNLNLNIKAAGHVVEKYMETLTKKKSELTDLWTSWQLHHSQIKSVKKQWKKIKDQLKKALHDLRAMEEIFAPASKVDLGGDSQAVSKLQENFSTVKPEFLQLNAKVEFLVETSELLSLKGIPIKEKNERVSELLQLHQRVKDKIKEYETILSMAGKFHQLYRELDTVLQAEPVTVFSDTSQARTQLSQHQERQSHIHHLYKLALSLGADLTSTVQQSRLLVLSVQQLQEKLEKLERGRIVWIAEANKCEESLMNNIHFCLYKEEIGELRESFKDLKKKFNNLKFNYMKKNEKSRNLKAVKNQIQQIEIYIEKLQVLKKKLQAFTLKVSSSSERHLIGNSLREIEDALNELQRQVGDFDRTVEEYKQNLDMNVKLQQALEEYQFWCDEASSTIVRVGKYSSQCKTKEAVSSLYKQFEKFVWPTIPQQEERISQITELAVRLHGAEEGKKYMEKSINKHHEIVESIKELSNGLLDLEAKLQLETLKQPLTPEDNNKRDTIDTPEPKESGHTPEMTGPHCTKEMPVNKNPENKKPQLRKTLCQDLPDKHHPEHQKVLSETRLYTQEAFSKTSKMETITSKSTIERREEMHTSFSHSHNINVSHSPAEWDKSHILQQTKRDSQETPPLLPPLPRDQGVSHPSIIRELQCAVQKTNSEDKYQACSRNHPFHSYSKTSAHHSLEEEYLQHGTQEPAAPVPEDDFQPDHLTEESLSNDEYECTSPDDISLPPLSETPESNIIQSENDLDDGYCMSSHSLHINQHSHQSHSQHGDTLHQRQREWMSSQAESYPSPTTGLGARFRAESSSFVQSPLTVPAPSLVSNTISSILKSKSGNPPSSGITETHYSVHESCTEMQKCVHDSSTSQCHSGQPNNTHATPTPLTTEQDSDLCKPTAIREEIRRASSKKVMGKLAGGTGPNFSKPLSNATVMEGSPVTLEVEVTEFPEPTLTWFKNGHKLANDEHIELSHKEGKHTLFIHSSAVRDSGQYVVTASNSAGTVTSSSMLQVKVHRVTPHFLSRPDEQNVLVEEDLSSHCTFPQMLCKKDYKTAACDDSQKPKLS, from the exons AATCAGGATGAAACCAAAAAGCTTCTAGAGGAACATGAGCAGCTCCTTGCCAAACTTAAG AAAAATGAAGGAGGTGTGTGGGCTTTGCTGGAGGAGGCTGATAAAACAGCAGCTCAGAAGGAAGGAGAGGAGCTGGTTTATAAGGCCATGGCGGTCTCTCTCAGCGAGGCTTGGAAAACACTGGTGGCCCACCTGGAGAAGAGGAGATCACTTCTGATCTTGGCATGCCATTTCTTTGAGTGTGCTCTGGAG TTTGCCATTAGGATAGATGAAGCTGAAGACTTTCAGAGCGTTGGCCAGAAATCAATCACTGCAGACAACACGAATGAACTGCTTCAAAGACACAGCGCTATTAGAAGAG GGATGTTGGAGAAGTCAATGCTGGTGTTGAATAAGAGTCGTGAGTTGCTGGAATTTTTGAAGGACTTCCAGTCCCTGCAAGCCCTGCAGTATGGCAGAGCTTCTCACGGGGCCTGGAGCAGCTTTGGAAAGGTGGAAGGTTTAATGGAGATTCTGCAGGACAGACGCCGGCAAGTGGACCTTTGCATGAGACAACAACAGCATGAGCTGGAAATGATCTACCGGATTCAACAATGGGAGAGACAGGAACAGGAG GTAACACAGTGGTTTAAGGAAAAGGCTACTTTGTTTTTGGAAAACAGTCAGCTGGGTTCATCTCTGTCAGAAAATGAGGAGTTGCTACGTGAATACAAAGAGTATGAACAGAAAGCCAAG GAGTGGGGTGTGCTGGTTGAGAGGTTGCTACAGCAGGCATCAGATCTGCTTTCCTCAAATGAGTCCACACAACTTCAGCACTTGTCAGAGAAGAGTGAAAAACTCAAAGCTACACACGATCAGTTCTGGAGCCTCATGTTGAATCGTCTGGCTCATCTGAAAGAGAGCAATGCCTTTTACAGCAGTGCTAATAAA GCATTTGAGGTGCTGAGCACCGTAGAGATTGCTATAAAGGAACTGAAGAATCAACCTCTGCCATTACCTGAACTGGCTAGGAAACATGAAGAGTTTTCACGGAGTATAAAAGACACATCCGCCGAGCCTATTCAGAGAGGTCAGCTGATAATTCAAAAGCTCGATCCACAAAG tgccCAAGGTGGAGGGCTGCAAAGGATGCTGGGATACATCAAAGAAAGAATGGAGGTTCTGAGCCATGAGTGTCATGCCCACAGAGAGTTAACAGGCAAAAGGCAGCAGCTGGTGTCTTCATTTGAAGAACTAGTGGATAAG GTCTCTGCTTGGATTAAGAGTAGCAACAGTGTCCTTTCTTCTAGTACAGAGCCTGGTTCGTCTCTAACTGAGGCTGAGGACACCCTTAACAAGCATGTTGAGCTACTCTCACAGTCTCAG gaTGCTCTGAGAGAATCAGAGGCTATAGCTGGTTTTATAAAGGAACTAAAGGGGCTGGAATCCTCAGATACAGTCGAGTTGTCTAACAAAGCCTCACTTCTTGCAGAGGAGATGAAAACACTGGTTAGAAACATTTCATCACATGTGGAAAGCCTCAGACCCTATGTAGACTTTCTGCGCTGTGCAGATGAG GTTGAGGAGAAAATAAGGATACTTCAGGAATGCTATAAGAACAggccagaggaagaggaggaaaatGAAGGAGCAGGTGCATCCATGAAGGATATGTTAGATGCTAAGTGGCAGTCATTGCTGCAGAAGTTCTTCACCATGCAGGATCTGGGCAACAATTTTATTAACTCCTCTAACATG atcAGTGGCAACCTGAATCTAAACATTAAAGCAGCAGGGCATGTTGTAGAAAAATATATGGAGACACTGACCAAGAAGAAATCTGAACTAACAGACTTGTGGACATCCTGGCAATTGCATCACAGTCAGATAAAATCTGTAAAGAagcaatggaaaaaaattaaggaTCAACTAAAAAAG GCTCTTCATGATTTAAGGGCGATGGAGGAGATTTTTGCTCCAGCATCAAAGGTTGATTTGGGGGGTGATTCTCAGGCTGTGTCTAAGCTACAGGAGAACTTCAGCACTGTAAAGCCAGAATTCCTG CAACTGAATGCAAAAGTGGAATTCCTGGTTGAGACATCCGAGCTGCTCAGCTTGAAGGGAATACCGATAAAAGAGAAGAACGAGAGAGTTTCTGAGCTCCTGCAGCTACATCAGCGTGTCAAAGATAAAATCAAGGAGTATGAAACCATTCTCAGTATGGCCGGTAAATTTCATCAGCTTTATCGAGAG ctggATACTGTATTACAAGCAGAACCAGTGACTGTGTTCAGTGACACCAGCCAGGCCAGGACCCAGTTGAGCCAACACCAAGAGAGGCAGAGTCACATTCACCATCTGTACAAGCTCGCTCTCTCGCTGGGTGCAGATCTCACCAGCACTGTGCAGCAGTCG CGTCTGCTGGTGCTGTCAGTGCAGCAGTTACAGGAGAAACTGGAAAAATTGGAGAGAGGACGCATTGTATGGATTGCTGAGGCCAACAAGTGTGAAGAGAGTTTGATGAACAACATCCACTTCTGCCTCTATAAGGAAGAGATCGGTGAG ctgAGAGAGTCCTTTAAAGATCTCAAAAAGAAATTCAACAATTTGAAATTCAACTACATGAAGAAAAATGAGAAATCGAGAAACTTAAAGGCGGTGAAAAATCAGATCCAGCAAATTGAGATTTACATTGAAAAGCTACAG GTTTTGAAGAAGAAGCTGCAAGCCTTCACTCTGAAAGTATCCAGCAGCAGTGAGAGGCATTTAATTGGCAACAGCCTCAGAGAGATTGAGGATGCCTTAAATGAGTTGCAGAGACAGGTGGGCGATTTTGACAGGACGGTGGAGGAGTACAAACAGAACCTGGACATGAATGTCAAGCTCCAGCAAGCCTTAGAGGAG TATCAGTTCTGGTGCGACGAAGCAAGCTCCACAATTGTACGTGTGGGTAAATATTCCTCTCAGTGTAAGACTAAGGAAGCAGTCAGCTCTCTCTACAAACAGTTTGAAAAATTTGTGTGGCCCACAATCCCACAGCAAGAGGAGAGAATTAGCCAGATCACAGAGCTGGCAGTACGGCTACATG GTGCTGAAGAAGGAAAGAAATATATGGAGAAATCAATCAACAAACACCATGAAATTGTGGAATCAATAAAAGAACTGTCAAATGGACTGCTGGACCTTGAGGCCAAACTTCAG TTGGAGACCTTGAAACAGCCTCTAACACCTGAAGACAACAACAAACGGGACACCATTGATACG CCTGAACCAAAGGAAAGTGGGCATACCCCTGAGATGACAGGCCCACACTGTACTAAAGAGATGCCTGTCAACAAGAATCCAGAAAACAAGAAACCTCAGCTTCGCAAGACACTATGCCAAGATCTCCCAGACAAACATCATCCAGAGCATCAAAAAGTACTGTCAGAGACCAGGTTGTACACACAGGAGGCCTTTTCCAAGACCAGCAAAATGGAGACCATCACAAGCAAATCTACTatagagagaagagaagagatgcaCACCTCTTTCTCTCACTCCCACAACATTAATGTAAGCCATTCCCCTGCAGAGTGGGATAAGAGTCACATTCTGCAGCAAACCAAGAGAGACTCACAAGAAACCCCACCTCTTCTTCCTCCACTTCCACGGGATCAAGGCGTGTCACATCCAAGCATCATAAGGGAGCTGCAGTGTGCTGTTCAGAAAACCAACTCTGAGGACAAGTATCAGGCCTGTAGTAGAAATCATCCTTTTCACTCATATTCCAAG ACTTCTGCTCATCATTCTTTAGAGGAGGAATATTTGCAACATGGGACACAAGAGCCAGCAGCTCCTGTACCCGAAGATGACTTCCAGCCTGACCATCTCACTGAGGAATCACTCTCCAATGATGAGTACGAATGCACCTCCCCAGATGACATCTCTCTACCTCCTTTATCTGAGACTCCAGAATCCAACATTATTCAGTCAGAAAATGACCTTGATGACGGCTATTGCATGAGCTCTCACAGCCTTCACATTAACCAGCACAGTCATCAGTCTCACTCCCAGCACGGCGACACACTTCACCAGAGGCAGCGGGAGTGGATGTCGAGTCAGGCCGAGAGCTACCCATCTCCCACCACTGGCTTGGGGGCCCGCTTCAGAGCAGAGTCGTCCTCTTTTGTTCAAAGCCCCCTCACAGTACCTGCCCCTAGCCTTGTATCAAACACCATATCCAGCATCTTAAAAAGCAAATCTGGCAACCCACCATCAAGCGGCATCACTGAAACACATTACTCAGTGCATGAGAGTTGTACAGAGATGCAAAAGTGTGTGCATGATTCTAGTACGAGTCAGTGCCACAGCGGTCAGCCCAATAACACGCATGCTACCCCTACTCCATTAACCACTGAGCAGGACTCAGATCTCTGCAAGCCCACAGCCATCCGAGAGGAGATCAGGCGGGCATCTTCCAAAAAGGTTATGGGAAAACTGGCAGGTGGCACAGGCCCTAACTTCTCCAAACCCTTGTCTAATGCCACAGTAATGGAGGGCTCTCCGGTGACCCTGGAGGTGGAAGTCACTGAATTCCCTGAGCCTACATTAACCTG GTTCAAGAATGGACACAAACTGGCCAATGATGAGCACATAGAACTATCCCATAAAGAAGGAAAACATACATTGTTCATTCACAGCTCTGCAGTGAGAGACTCTGGGCAGTATGTGGTCACTGCCTCTAACTCAGCCGGCACTGTCACATCCAGCTCCATGCTGCAGGTCAAAG TGCACAGGGTCACTCCACACTTCCTCTCCAGACCGGATGAGCAAAATGTATTAGTGGAAGAAGACCTCAGCTCACACTGCACTTTTCCTCAAATGCTTTGCAAGAAAGATTATAAGACTGCAGCATGTGATGACAGCCAA aagCCAAAACTTTCATAA
- the ccdc141 gene encoding coiled-coil domain-containing protein 141 isoform X3 produces MSIMSSEGDAGGQPSTTTISTVAVQAGDSQIVVAVLKCGELVHLQLTEAQPNLLEIGNNQDETKKLLEEHEQLLAKLKKNEGGVWALLEEADKTAAQKEGEELVYKAMAVSLSEAWKTLVAHLEKRRSLLILACHFFECALEFAIRIDEAEDFQSVGQKSITADNTNELLQRHSAIRRGMLEKSMLVLNKSRELLEFLKDFQSLQALQYGRASHGAWSSFGKVEGLMEILQDRRRQVDLCMRQQQHELEMIYRIQQWERQEQEVTQWFKEKATLFLENSQLGSSLSENEELLREYKEYEQKAKEWGVLVERLLQQASDLLSSNESTQLQHLSEKSEKLKATHDQFWSLMLNRLAHLKESNAFYSSANKAFEVLSTVEIAIKELKNQPLPLPELARKHEEFSRSIKDTSAEPIQRGQLIIQKLDPQSAQGGGLQRMLGYIKERMEVLSHECHAHRELTGKRQQLVSSFEELVDKVSAWIKSSNSVLSSSTEPGSSLTEAEDTLNKHVELLSQSQDALRESEAIAGFIKELKGLESSDTVELSNKASLLAEEMKTLVRNISSHVESLRPYVDFLRCADEVEEKIRILQECYKNRPEEEEENEGAGASMKDMLDAKWQSLLQKFFTMQDLGNNFINSSNMISGNLNLNIKAAGHVVEKYMETLTKKKSELTDLWTSWQLHHSQIKSVKKQWKKIKDQLKKALHDLRAMEEIFAPASKVDLGGDSQAVSKLQENFSTVKPEFLQLNAKVEFLVETSELLSLKGIPIKEKNERVSELLQLHQRVKDKIKEYETILSMAGKFHQLYRELDTVLQAEPVTVFSDTSQARTQLSQHQERQSHIHHLYKLALSLGADLTSTVQQSRLLVLSVQQLQEKLEKLERGRIVWIAEANKCEESLMNNIHFCLYKEEIGELRESFKDLKKKFNNLKFNYMKKNEKSRNLKAVKNQIQQIEIYIEKLQVLKKKLQAFTLKVSSSSERHLIGNSLREIEDALNELQRQVGDFDRTVEEYKQNLDMNVKLQQALEEYQFWCDEASSTIVRVGKYSSQCKTKEAVSSLYKQFEKFVWPTIPQQEERISQITELAVRLHGAEEGKKYMEKSINKHHEIVESIKELSNGLLDLEAKLQLETLKQPLTPEDNNKRDTIDTPEPKESGHTPEMTGPHCTKEMPVNKNPENKKPQLRKTLCQDLPDKHHPEHQKVLSETRLYTQEAFSKTSKMETITSKSTIERREEMHTSFSHSHNINVSHSPAEWDKSHILQQTKRDSQETPPLLPPLPRDQGVSHPSIIRELQCAVQKTNSEDKYQACSRNHPFHSYSKTSAHHSLEEEYLQHGTQEPAAPVPEDDFQPDHLTEESLSNDEFKNGHKLANDEHIELSHKEGKHTLFIHSSAVRDSGQYVVTASNSAGTVTSSSMLQVKVHRVTPHFLSRPDEQNVLVEEDLSSHCTFPQMLCKKDYKTAACDDSQVSQTAYTV; encoded by the exons AATCAGGATGAAACCAAAAAGCTTCTAGAGGAACATGAGCAGCTCCTTGCCAAACTTAAG AAAAATGAAGGAGGTGTGTGGGCTTTGCTGGAGGAGGCTGATAAAACAGCAGCTCAGAAGGAAGGAGAGGAGCTGGTTTATAAGGCCATGGCGGTCTCTCTCAGCGAGGCTTGGAAAACACTGGTGGCCCACCTGGAGAAGAGGAGATCACTTCTGATCTTGGCATGCCATTTCTTTGAGTGTGCTCTGGAG TTTGCCATTAGGATAGATGAAGCTGAAGACTTTCAGAGCGTTGGCCAGAAATCAATCACTGCAGACAACACGAATGAACTGCTTCAAAGACACAGCGCTATTAGAAGAG GGATGTTGGAGAAGTCAATGCTGGTGTTGAATAAGAGTCGTGAGTTGCTGGAATTTTTGAAGGACTTCCAGTCCCTGCAAGCCCTGCAGTATGGCAGAGCTTCTCACGGGGCCTGGAGCAGCTTTGGAAAGGTGGAAGGTTTAATGGAGATTCTGCAGGACAGACGCCGGCAAGTGGACCTTTGCATGAGACAACAACAGCATGAGCTGGAAATGATCTACCGGATTCAACAATGGGAGAGACAGGAACAGGAG GTAACACAGTGGTTTAAGGAAAAGGCTACTTTGTTTTTGGAAAACAGTCAGCTGGGTTCATCTCTGTCAGAAAATGAGGAGTTGCTACGTGAATACAAAGAGTATGAACAGAAAGCCAAG GAGTGGGGTGTGCTGGTTGAGAGGTTGCTACAGCAGGCATCAGATCTGCTTTCCTCAAATGAGTCCACACAACTTCAGCACTTGTCAGAGAAGAGTGAAAAACTCAAAGCTACACACGATCAGTTCTGGAGCCTCATGTTGAATCGTCTGGCTCATCTGAAAGAGAGCAATGCCTTTTACAGCAGTGCTAATAAA GCATTTGAGGTGCTGAGCACCGTAGAGATTGCTATAAAGGAACTGAAGAATCAACCTCTGCCATTACCTGAACTGGCTAGGAAACATGAAGAGTTTTCACGGAGTATAAAAGACACATCCGCCGAGCCTATTCAGAGAGGTCAGCTGATAATTCAAAAGCTCGATCCACAAAG tgccCAAGGTGGAGGGCTGCAAAGGATGCTGGGATACATCAAAGAAAGAATGGAGGTTCTGAGCCATGAGTGTCATGCCCACAGAGAGTTAACAGGCAAAAGGCAGCAGCTGGTGTCTTCATTTGAAGAACTAGTGGATAAG GTCTCTGCTTGGATTAAGAGTAGCAACAGTGTCCTTTCTTCTAGTACAGAGCCTGGTTCGTCTCTAACTGAGGCTGAGGACACCCTTAACAAGCATGTTGAGCTACTCTCACAGTCTCAG gaTGCTCTGAGAGAATCAGAGGCTATAGCTGGTTTTATAAAGGAACTAAAGGGGCTGGAATCCTCAGATACAGTCGAGTTGTCTAACAAAGCCTCACTTCTTGCAGAGGAGATGAAAACACTGGTTAGAAACATTTCATCACATGTGGAAAGCCTCAGACCCTATGTAGACTTTCTGCGCTGTGCAGATGAG GTTGAGGAGAAAATAAGGATACTTCAGGAATGCTATAAGAACAggccagaggaagaggaggaaaatGAAGGAGCAGGTGCATCCATGAAGGATATGTTAGATGCTAAGTGGCAGTCATTGCTGCAGAAGTTCTTCACCATGCAGGATCTGGGCAACAATTTTATTAACTCCTCTAACATG atcAGTGGCAACCTGAATCTAAACATTAAAGCAGCAGGGCATGTTGTAGAAAAATATATGGAGACACTGACCAAGAAGAAATCTGAACTAACAGACTTGTGGACATCCTGGCAATTGCATCACAGTCAGATAAAATCTGTAAAGAagcaatggaaaaaaattaaggaTCAACTAAAAAAG GCTCTTCATGATTTAAGGGCGATGGAGGAGATTTTTGCTCCAGCATCAAAGGTTGATTTGGGGGGTGATTCTCAGGCTGTGTCTAAGCTACAGGAGAACTTCAGCACTGTAAAGCCAGAATTCCTG CAACTGAATGCAAAAGTGGAATTCCTGGTTGAGACATCCGAGCTGCTCAGCTTGAAGGGAATACCGATAAAAGAGAAGAACGAGAGAGTTTCTGAGCTCCTGCAGCTACATCAGCGTGTCAAAGATAAAATCAAGGAGTATGAAACCATTCTCAGTATGGCCGGTAAATTTCATCAGCTTTATCGAGAG ctggATACTGTATTACAAGCAGAACCAGTGACTGTGTTCAGTGACACCAGCCAGGCCAGGACCCAGTTGAGCCAACACCAAGAGAGGCAGAGTCACATTCACCATCTGTACAAGCTCGCTCTCTCGCTGGGTGCAGATCTCACCAGCACTGTGCAGCAGTCG CGTCTGCTGGTGCTGTCAGTGCAGCAGTTACAGGAGAAACTGGAAAAATTGGAGAGAGGACGCATTGTATGGATTGCTGAGGCCAACAAGTGTGAAGAGAGTTTGATGAACAACATCCACTTCTGCCTCTATAAGGAAGAGATCGGTGAG ctgAGAGAGTCCTTTAAAGATCTCAAAAAGAAATTCAACAATTTGAAATTCAACTACATGAAGAAAAATGAGAAATCGAGAAACTTAAAGGCGGTGAAAAATCAGATCCAGCAAATTGAGATTTACATTGAAAAGCTACAG GTTTTGAAGAAGAAGCTGCAAGCCTTCACTCTGAAAGTATCCAGCAGCAGTGAGAGGCATTTAATTGGCAACAGCCTCAGAGAGATTGAGGATGCCTTAAATGAGTTGCAGAGACAGGTGGGCGATTTTGACAGGACGGTGGAGGAGTACAAACAGAACCTGGACATGAATGTCAAGCTCCAGCAAGCCTTAGAGGAG TATCAGTTCTGGTGCGACGAAGCAAGCTCCACAATTGTACGTGTGGGTAAATATTCCTCTCAGTGTAAGACTAAGGAAGCAGTCAGCTCTCTCTACAAACAGTTTGAAAAATTTGTGTGGCCCACAATCCCACAGCAAGAGGAGAGAATTAGCCAGATCACAGAGCTGGCAGTACGGCTACATG GTGCTGAAGAAGGAAAGAAATATATGGAGAAATCAATCAACAAACACCATGAAATTGTGGAATCAATAAAAGAACTGTCAAATGGACTGCTGGACCTTGAGGCCAAACTTCAG TTGGAGACCTTGAAACAGCCTCTAACACCTGAAGACAACAACAAACGGGACACCATTGATACG CCTGAACCAAAGGAAAGTGGGCATACCCCTGAGATGACAGGCCCACACTGTACTAAAGAGATGCCTGTCAACAAGAATCCAGAAAACAAGAAACCTCAGCTTCGCAAGACACTATGCCAAGATCTCCCAGACAAACATCATCCAGAGCATCAAAAAGTACTGTCAGAGACCAGGTTGTACACACAGGAGGCCTTTTCCAAGACCAGCAAAATGGAGACCATCACAAGCAAATCTACTatagagagaagagaagagatgcaCACCTCTTTCTCTCACTCCCACAACATTAATGTAAGCCATTCCCCTGCAGAGTGGGATAAGAGTCACATTCTGCAGCAAACCAAGAGAGACTCACAAGAAACCCCACCTCTTCTTCCTCCACTTCCACGGGATCAAGGCGTGTCACATCCAAGCATCATAAGGGAGCTGCAGTGTGCTGTTCAGAAAACCAACTCTGAGGACAAGTATCAGGCCTGTAGTAGAAATCATCCTTTTCACTCATATTCCAAG ACTTCTGCTCATCATTCTTTAGAGGAGGAATATTTGCAACATGGGACACAAGAGCCAGCAGCTCCTGTACCCGAAGATGACTTCCAGCCTGACCATCTCACTGAGGAATCACTCTCCAATGATGA GTTCAAGAATGGACACAAACTGGCCAATGATGAGCACATAGAACTATCCCATAAAGAAGGAAAACATACATTGTTCATTCACAGCTCTGCAGTGAGAGACTCTGGGCAGTATGTGGTCACTGCCTCTAACTCAGCCGGCACTGTCACATCCAGCTCCATGCTGCAGGTCAAAG TGCACAGGGTCACTCCACACTTCCTCTCCAGACCGGATGAGCAAAATGTATTAGTGGAAGAAGACCTCAGCTCACACTGCACTTTTCCTCAAATGCTTTGCAAGAAAGATTATAAGACTGCAGCATGTGATGACAGCCAAGTGAGTCAAACAGCATACACAGTCTGA